ttACCATTTAACATGTCTACCGAAGGCCAAGTGAGTATATTCTTCTCGCACCAGATAGATCCGCGGCTGACATTTAGAAGGTTATCACTTGCAAGGCTGCTATCGCTTGGGAGGCTGGTATGTAAAGCTCGTGTGTTCCCTGCATACCATTACTGACCGAAATGTCCAGGCAAACCCCTTTCTATCGAGACTGTTGAAGTTGCGCCCCCAAAAGAAGGCGAGGTCCGAATTAAGATCCTCTAGTATGTTTTCGTCCCGAAACTATACTCCAAAACATTTTCTGACAAGTGTATTTAGCACTGGTTTATGCCACACGTATGTTGCGCTAATTGTATTCAGATCAAACGAGGGACAAATCTAATTGTTGCATTTGGCTTTGCCTTTAATAGCGACGCCTATACTCTTTCCGGCAGCGACCCTGAGGGAGCCTTCCCCGTCATCCTTGGACACGAGGGTGGTGGTATCGTCGAGTCTGTCGGCAAGGGCGTCGACAACGTCAAGGTTGGCGACCACGTTGTTCCTCTCTACACTGCTGGTAGGTATTCAAAATTTATGTCTAGGGGCGAAGCAGGAAGCGGCGGAAAAAACGAGCCATTAGGGAGAGTAATTGCGAAGCAAACTTGGCATGGAGTGTAGTGGCATAAAAGGGCAGGCACGGGGAGGCAGGGGTAGGGGAGAAAATGGTGCTGCAACGAGTCAGCGCTGACAGATCACTGCATAGAGTGCAGAGAATGCAAGTTCTGCAAATCCGGAAAGACTAACCTCTGTGGTCGAGTGCGAACCACCCAGGGTAAGGGTGTGATGCCTGACGGAACTACCCGATTCAAGTGCAAAGGTCAAGACATCTTGCACTTTGTAGGTTTTGCTTTTATTCTCCTCTAAAAACACTTATTGACCCTCAAAATAGATGGGCTGCTCTACTTTCTCTCAGTACACTGTCGTCTCTAAGTTCTCCGTCGTTGCCATCAACCCTAAAGCTCCACTCAAGACTTCTTGTCTCCTTGGTTGCGGTATCACCACAGGTTACGGTGCTGCCACCAAGAGTCAAGGTATTGAGGGCTCGAACGTCGCCGTCTTTGGTGTTGGCTGTGTCGGCTTGAGTGTCTTGCAGGGTGCTAAGGCGAAGGGTTGCAAGAGGATCTTTGCTATTGACACCAACCctaagaagaaggagtgggCCGAGAAGTTTGGTGCCAGTGAGCCTTTATCTTATAATTCTCTTTGATCAAGCTCATGTGGATATATACAGCCGACTTTATCAACCCCAAGGATCTCCCCGAGGGCAAGAGCATTGTTGATTACCTCATTGAGGAGACCGACGGCGGTCTCGACTTCACCTTCGACGCTACCGGTAACGTTGGCGTGATGCGAAACGCTCTCGAGGCTTGTCACAAGGGTTGGGGTGTGTGCACCATTATTGGTGTCGCCCCCGCTGGTGCTGAAATCTCTACTCGACCGTACGTTCTTCCCCACGTAATTGTCCGTATACTATTCGCTGAGATAATATGAATGAACAGATTCCAGCTCGTCACTGGTCGAGTGTGGAGGGGTTCAGCTTTCGGTGGTGTCAAGGGCCGAACCGAGCTTCCTGGTATCGTGGAAGACTATCTCGCGGGCAAGCTTTGGGTTAACGAGTTTGTCACTCATAACGAGACCCTTGAGGGCATCAACAAGGGCTTCGATGACATGCATGTGAGTATTGCCGGCGTCTCTTGTGGATAGATGATATAAATGGCTGGTGCTGATGGCCCATTTCTTCAGGCCGGTGACTGCATTCGGTGCGTCGTTGACATGGGCTTCAACGAGGCTCCTTAGATTGTTACAGATTACTTGCATTTGGGGGCTAAGGGTGGACTCTTTCAGCAGCTCAACCTAATTGATCTAAAGTAGAAGCATTTAAAGCGGATGTACACTCATGTGATGCTTTTGTTCCTGAACGCGTGCCATTATTAAAGACTCTAGATAGTATCAGATATAAGAAAACAACGAGTGCATAAAAAACACTACTCTACAACGCACAcatttcattttccttctgaATTTCTAATGACTACAAGCAAAATAGTgtaaaaataaaaatagACTACTTGTCAGAGACCTTTACTATGACATCTACAATACTTTCCTCGAAACAACTTCAGGTCGGATCAGCTCCATAAACTTCGCTGACGTCTTACTTCCGCCCCTGGGGCTTCGCCCACATCAATCGCCATCGGCCCCAATCCAAACCCTTGTGCGTCCAACAACTCatgctcatcatcctcctgGCTAACAGCCGTATGACCCTGCCCTCTCAGTCCACCCCACAGACCCCAACCCCTCCTACCCTGGGAACGAGGGCCGTGCTGACCGAGGAAACCTTCCTGAATATGACGAGCGCCTTGCCAGGCATTGGTGAATGGAGACGTCCAGTAGGACAATTGTGTGGGACCCTGCTGGGTGGAGACTGAGCCAGTAGATGTGTTGATAGACTCATCGGCTTCCGGAGCAGGCgcgccatcctctccattctcaGTAGCTGAATTAGCTGCTGCAGCTGCCTGCGCAGCCTCGCTCTCCCGCTGAGCAGCCCTCAGCCCCCTTTCAAACCTCTTGACCCTCCACCAACCACCAACGCTTGTCAACACGATGAACCACCCAATGCTCATAAGGAAAAAGCTAAACCATTCATTCGCACGCCCCACGTCTGCAGCCGATGGAAGATTTAACATTTGGGTGAGGGTTGTGTTATGAGCCACAGCCCACATTTCTGCTTCATGTGTGTTGTGCACAATAGTGACGGGTCCGTTGTCCCCTGTGCCTGGTTCCCTAAACTGAGCAGGCCATGGAGAAGCTCCAGGGCCCCATATGGCTTCAATGGCATTGTCCgcaatctcctcatcggATGGAACATGGTTAGGAGGAGGATCGGGGTCGGATGGATCGGACGAAGCAGACGGGAAAGCGTTATTCTTCATGAGGTCTTGGGCCTTTGAACGGAGGTTCAAACCGACTTGGATAAGAGTGAGACCCAAACCAGCACGCGAGCCGTACTTGGCAGCATGGGTGGTATGAAGAACGTAGGTGAGGAGAAAACCAACGAATTGGAAGGATGCAGACACAACCACTTTTCGCCTGTCAGGTTATGCTTTGCCTAGATAGGAACACTTACAGTTCCAGAGAAAGCTGAAAAAGTTGCCGCTCGGCATACCGTCAATAAGAATCTCGTCACCACTGATAGAGCTGGACAGGGGACCGAAAGGAGAACTTGAGGAGGGTAGGACGACGGTAGTATCCCAATACGGTGGTACAGCATCTCGAAGCGCCATTTGATATGACTGGATTCTGTCAATATTGAATTAAATGCCACAAAGAAGCTCTGAACCTACTGGAGGCGCGTCTTTTGACTCATCCTCGGGAACATACTGCAGACCCCCTTCGCCTTCCGCCATGGTGTGCCTATCAGGTCTGGCAGCCAAATTGTCAAACACTCCActcattcctcctccaagcGCTCGACCTGCAGACGGAGCCTGTGACTGTTGACGGGGTAAAAACGACGACGGCAACAAACCCCCAAGGAAATGACGCTGCGGAGCTGGCCTCGGCCGGACAGGAACTGACGTAGGGATGATTCCATGTGAATTGCCTGGTGCAGGATTATGTGCAGAATAAGGTTCAAACGGAGGCGGAGACGGTGGCGGCAACGTCTGCTTATGCAGTCAGCCTGGCTGTACTGTGCTTATTAAGTGTACAAAATGCATGCTCACATAATCACGCTCAAAGTCGTAATCGCCTGGCATCCCCCGGTCTCTAGTACTACTTAACAGTCCGTGCGTCTCACCTTGATCGAGTTCATCATTGTCAGCATCGGGACCATCAAAGGCAGCGTCCATTTCTCCAGGATCAGGCATTGATGCATGTCGTCGTGGACGATGGCGTGTGCTACGAGCAGAATGGGTAGTTGCTTGCCCAGAGCTTGCTGGGCCGGCCAATGATCCCAAGTCCTCCTGGATGGGATCATATCGTGACATTTTGATATACTATTGGGTTGGTTAGCCCTGTTTCGTAGCACacaaccaaaaaaaaaacacaaTAAGGATAGAGTAATGTATCAGAGGGTGGTGCATGAGTCTGTAGCTCACATTGCGGCCTCGTCGTCGAAATCGAACGCGAACGTTGAAATGAGACGGAAAACCAGTAGCGACTCGATGTATAATCTTCTAAAGTGgatgggaaaagagaatggATGCAGAGGCAATGGAAAATGACTCACAAGTTCAAAACGTGCCCTTAGGGCTCACAGCCCGATGAAAGTGAGCGtgcagaaagagaaactGTGGCCAACAAGCCAAGATATGTAAGAGACaaacaaggagaaagaaggataaaagagaaaagagaagagaggagaaagagagaaagaaacaagCCAAGAAAAGGCGATGATGTGCTCACCATACGTCGTCTGCCAAACTGAATCAAAACGCCGAAATCCCGGAAGCTTACGTGGCCTGCGCCGGAATGTTCTTATTATTAAAAACGCACAAAACATATATAAATACAACACAACGGTGAATGGAGATTAGTAAGACCTCCGCTTGTATCGGGTTCCTGGGGGAAGCTATGGAAGTCATCATGGCCGCCATGCGGTTTATTTGCATTTGACTACTTGTCCTGGTCTATATTTGTTCATCTTCGTTGAGATTTGAGATGCATTAGTCGGATTTCATCATCGCTGACAAACTGTGCTCAAGTAATAGTTGTAGTGTCGAGGAGTCGACGATCGTAAATCTTTATCGTCATGGTAGCAAAATGTCTACTCTTCAATCGCCTCAATATCGATGTCTACAAATGCTTTCACGGTCATTCCATCACAGGCAACATATGATTCAATCACTGTCACCCATTTCCCGATGGCTACAAGTGCGAACTACTGTACGCTAATATAACTTTTTCTTACATACAGGTCTATTATTTAGAGCCTTATTTATTCTTTAACAGCTAAAACGATGAGAGAATGTGCCGGCAGAATACTGTGGATGTTGTGTTGTTAGCACCAGGTTAAGCTTATCATTTTAAAGCACCTCACCCCAGCCTTAATGCTCTCGGCAGCACTATACAGACCCAAAGGGGCAGTTGCGACACTAAGAACGATCTGATAGTATAGTGAGTCATAGGTCATAGGTTCACTGGCACGTGATAGTGAGAAGGGGGGATTGAGATCTTACCGCGATTATGGAGCAGATGTAGAGTAACTTCTTCATGGGGGTGTCAAGCGCCCTCGACTCATCATTTTTGGCAAATAAGGGATG
This genomic window from Cryptococcus deuterogattii R265 chromosome 12, complete sequence contains:
- a CDS encoding S-(hydroxymethyl)glutathione dehydrogenase, producing MSTEGQVITCKAAIAWEAGKPLSIETVEVAPPKEGEVRIKILYTGLCHTDAYTLSGSDPEGAFPVILGHEGGGIVESVGKGVDNVKVGDHVVPLYTAECRECKFCKSGKTNLCGRVRTTQGKGVMPDGTTRFKCKGQDILHFMGCSTFSQYTVVSKFSVVAINPKAPLKTSCLLGCGITTGYGAATKSQGIEGSNVAVFGVGCVGLSVLQGAKAKGCKRIFAIDTNPKKKEWAEKFGATDFINPKDLPEGKSIVDYLIEETDGGLDFTFDATGNVGVMRNALEACHKGWGVCTIIGVAPAGAEISTRPFQLVTGRVWRGSAFGGVKGRTELPGIVEDYLAGKLWVNEFVTHNETLEGINKGFDDMHAGDCIRCVVDMGFNEAP
- a CDS encoding metal homeostatis protein bsd2 translates to MSRYDPIQEDLGSLAGPASSGQATTHSARSTRHRPRRHASMPDPGEMDAAFDGPDADNDELDQGETHGLLSSTRDRGMPGDYDFERDYTLPPPSPPPFEPYSAHNPAPGNSHGIIPTSVPVRPRPAPQRHFLGGLLPSSFLPRQQSQAPSAGRALGGGMSGVFDNLAARPDRHTMAEGEGGLQYVPEDESKDAPPSYQMALRDAVPPYWDTTVVLPSSSSPFGPLSSSISGDEILIDGMPSGNFFSFLWNLVVSASFQFVGFLLTYVLHTTHAAKYGSRAGLGLTLIQVGLNLRSKAQDLMKNNAFPSASSDPSDPDPPPNHVPSDEEIADNAIEAIWGPGASPWPAQFREPGTGDNGPVTIVHNTHEAEMWAVAHNTTLTQMLNLPSAADVGRANEWFSFFLMSIGWFIVLTSVGGWWRVKRFERGLRAAQRESEAAQAAAAANSATENGEDGAPAPEADESINTSTGSVSTQQGPTQLSYWTSPFTNAWQGARHIQEGFLGQHGPRSQGRRGWGLWGGLRGQGHTAVSQEDDEHELLDAQGFGLGPMAIDVGEAPGAEVRRQRSLWS